The following are encoded together in the Desulfurella sp. genome:
- a CDS encoding glycosyltransferase family 1 protein, producing MIYFISSVFHQKNALTINKTDLLLIIDAFWQITYTENKLFFKIQKKLKKKGGKVAYLIYDIIPVTNKEVVSDAMVNVFEKSFNKLIKYADFYITISRSEQRNIDSYLKSQKINKPIEYFYLGADLPKCEENESIQSDIAKIIKNPYFLIVGTIEPRKGHSIVIEAFEYLWNEGFGDSLVIVGKPGWASQKLFNHILNSTYYNNKLFMFNNCNDSELNFLYNNTKALIFASQREGFGLPLVEAMQYKKPIIASDIEVFKELKDLNVPISIQISIGEPAPEITLDKYLDEIIAIINDSGYDSAKNQKYDNAKSSDTEILKNETESSPALVVKIAETLSVLPGVESILAVKDDGEVLYSKGIEDTDFESADALFLFNQSKELGDILNFNKLKSAICEANNYKKIIINNKNILYILKISSDVPALKTQMEAIKLLKEN from the coding sequence TTGATATATTTTATTAGTTCTGTATTTCACCAAAAAAATGCACTAACAATAAATAAAACTGATTTGTTACTTATAATTGATGCTTTTTGGCAGATTACTTACACTGAAAATAAACTTTTTTTTAAAATTCAAAAAAAATTAAAAAAAAAGGGTGGTAAAGTCGCTTACCTTATATATGATATAATACCGGTAACAAACAAAGAAGTGGTAAGTGATGCAATGGTTAATGTTTTTGAGAAAAGTTTTAATAAACTTATTAAATATGCAGATTTTTATATTACTATCTCAAGAAGCGAGCAAAGAAATATTGATAGCTATTTAAAATCACAAAAAATCAATAAACCAATAGAATATTTTTATCTAGGCGCGGATTTGCCAAAATGTGAAGAAAACGAATCAATTCAATCGGATATTGCCAAGATTATAAAAAATCCATATTTTCTTATTGTAGGTACAATTGAGCCAAGAAAGGGTCATAGTATTGTTATTGAAGCTTTTGAATATCTATGGAATGAGGGTTTTGGTGATTCACTGGTTATTGTTGGAAAGCCAGGTTGGGCAAGCCAGAAGCTATTTAATCATATTTTAAACTCCACCTATTACAATAACAAACTATTTATGTTTAATAATTGCAATGATAGTGAACTGAATTTTTTATACAATAATACTAAAGCACTCATTTTTGCCTCTCAAAGAGAAGGGTTTGGACTGCCACTGGTAGAAGCTATGCAATACAAAAAACCAATTATTGCAAGCGATATAGAAGTATTTAAAGAATTAAAAGATTTAAATGTACCTATAAGTATACAGATTAGCATAGGAGAACCGGCTCCTGAGATTACCCTTGATAAATATTTAGACGAAATTATAGCAATAATAAACGATAGCGGCTATGATTCAGCTAAAAATCAAAAATATGATAATGCAAAAAGTTCAGATACTGAAATTTTAAAAAATGAAACAGAATCAAGTCCTGCTTTAGTCGTTAAAATTGCCGAAACTTTATCTGTTCTACCTGGTGTAGAATCTATTCTTGCAGTTAAAGATGACGGCGAAGTGCTTTATTCTAAAGGCATAGAAGATACAGATTTTGAATCTGCTGATGCTTTATTTCTTTTTAATCAATCAAAAGAATTAGGCGATATATTAAATTTTAATAAATTAAAAAGTGCTATATGCGAAGCTAATAATTATAAAAAAATAATTATTAACAATAAAAATATTCTATATATCCTTAAAATTTCATCTGATGTGCCTGCTTTAAAAACCCAGATGGAAGCTATAAAATTGCTTAAAGAGAATTAA